One Deinococcus planocerae DNA segment encodes these proteins:
- a CDS encoding cation transporter, with protein MSDNNKDDEAHHLDASQAADRRILWLVLLINLGQCLAGVAVGLWASSTAVIGAALDNLADASVYGVSLYAVGRTAGIKVRAARLSGWLLIGLAITLFVEVLRRFFGGEAPVGPAMMAMAAVNAALNLVCLRLLRRHRGEDVNFKASAIFTSNDSLVNLAIVLSGALVLWLGSNLPDLILGLVVSAIAAKGGREILAEAAEADEKAHSEAA; from the coding sequence ATGAGCGACAACAACAAAGACGACGAAGCACACCACCTCGACGCCAGCCAGGCGGCCGACCGCCGGATCCTGTGGCTGGTGCTGCTGATCAACCTCGGCCAATGCCTGGCCGGCGTTGCGGTCGGCCTCTGGGCATCGTCCACCGCAGTGATCGGGGCGGCCCTCGACAACCTGGCCGATGCGTCGGTGTACGGGGTCAGCCTCTACGCGGTCGGCCGCACGGCAGGCATCAAGGTGCGCGCCGCCCGCCTGTCCGGGTGGCTCTTGATCGGCCTGGCGATAACGCTGTTCGTGGAGGTGCTGCGCCGGTTCTTCGGCGGCGAGGCGCCGGTGGGCCCGGCGATGATGGCGATGGCGGCCGTCAACGCGGCGTTGAACCTCGTCTGCCTGCGGCTGCTCAGGCGCCACCGAGGCGAGGACGTCAATTTCAAGGCGTCGGCCATCTTCACCAGCAACGACTCGCTGGTGAACCTGGCGATTGTGCTGTCCGGCGCGCTGGTGCTGTGGTTGGGCTCGAACCTGCCGGACCTGATCCTCGGCCTGGTGGTGTCGGCGATTGCGGCCAAGGGTGGCCGGGAGATCCTCGCCGAAGCGGCCGAGGCCGACGAAAA